One Fundulus heteroclitus isolate FHET01 chromosome 1, MU-UCD_Fhet_4.1, whole genome shotgun sequence genomic window carries:
- the LOC105924704 gene encoding uncharacterized protein LOC105924704 isoform X4 — translation MIFCKQNCEEKGDILIETSETKYSKGRYSITSVKGKKKNYFNVSISSLTQSDSGRYRCALSISSSRFSYKDFILVVAEALLDGNKDHDFSKEAGSSLTVACFFKYYSGRTGMFCKERCEDEDNVLVKSSGDRVETDRYILEYEKEPGAVLLVTIKQLTQSDSGPYRCKLDIENWPDSYRDFTVSVTDVDQSTTTTTTSRSLSSSFTHATTRQSFSSSSAGFTPSRSSETTKRLGLEEKSSSDVLLIVGVTLAFIIIVLAVALLVFCRKRSERRRKDPSVKSENTPATTTEVRDNENTSAAVQISPIHSYASYCTTAGAEGNDIYSLVTAVPPQNSAEDDLGKPTYAQLSFPNRSSDSPPRPSGPTDVVYSLPVVAGGRRAGEESLYSNTT, via the exons ATGATCTTCTGCAAACAGAACTGTGAGGAAAAAGGAGACATTCTCATTGAAACAAGTGAAACAAAATATAGTAAAGGCCGATACAGTATCACAtctgttaaaggaaaaaaaaaaaattattttaatgtaagCATCTCAAGCCTGACCCAGTCTGACTCAGGACGGTACCGATGTGCTTTGAGCATATCTTCATCAAGATTTTCATACAAGGACTTTATACTTGTTGTTGCTGAAG ctctgctggatggaAACAAAGATCATGACTTCTCTAAAGAAGCTGGCAGCTCGCTCACAGTCGcctgtttctttaaatattaCTCTGGAAGAACAGGGATGTTCTGCAAAGAAAGATGTGAGGATGAAGACAATGTTCTTGTTAAGTCAAGTGGTGACAGAGTTGAAACAGACAGATACATTTTAGAATATGAAAAAGAACCAGGAGCAGTTCTGTTGGTGACCATCAAGCAGCTGACCCAGTCTGACTCAGGACCGTACCGATGTAAACTGGACATAGAAAATTGGCCAGATTCATACAGAGACTTTACTGTCTCTGTTACAGATG TCGACCAATCGACCACCACAACGACAACAAGCAGGAGTTTAAGCTCAAGTTTCACACATG CAACAACCAGGCAGAGTTTCAGCTCCAGTTCAGCAGGTTTCACTCCTTCACGTTCCTCTGAAACCACCAAGCGTCTGGGACTGGAGGAAAAATCATCCTCAG atgttctgctgatTGTGGGTGTGACTCTGGCCTTCATCATCATCGTGTTAGCTGTGGCTCTGCTGGTTTTCTGCAGAAAAAGATCAGAGAGACGTCGTAAAG atcCTTCTGTGAAATCAGAGAACACTCCTGCAACCACG ACTGAAGTCAGAGACAATGAGAATACATCTGCTGCTGTGCAAATCTCCCCTATTCACAGTTACGCCTCATACTGCACAACAGCAGGAGCTGAAGGCAACGACATCTACAGCTTGGTGACCGCAGTTCCTCCTCAGAACAGC GCTGAAGATGATTTGGGTAAACCAACCTACGCCCAGTTGAGTTTCCCCAACAGAAGCTCGGACTCTCCGCCCAGACCTTCAGGCCCTACCGATGTGGTTTACTCGCTGCCTGTGGTGGCTGGTGGCCGCCGTGCTGGAGAAGAGTCTCTCTACTCTAATACAACTTAG
- the LOC105924704 gene encoding uncharacterized protein LOC105924704 isoform X7: MIILTALLDGNKDHDFSKEAGSSLTVACFFKYYSGRTGMFCKERCEDEDNVLVKSSGDRVETDRYILEYEKEPGAVLLVTIKQLTQSDSGPYRCKLDIENWPDSYRDFTVSVTDVDQSTTTTTTSRSLSSSFTHATTRQSFSSSSAGFTPSRSSETTKRLGLEEKSSSDVLLIVGVTLAFIIIVLAVALLVFCRKRSERRRKDPSVKSENTPATTTEVRDNENTSAAVQISPIHSYASYCTTAGAEGNDIYSLVTAVPPQNSAEDDLGKPTYAQLSFPNRSSDSPPRPSGPTDVVYSLPVVAGGRRAGEESLYSNTT, from the exons ATGATTATTTTaacagctctgctggatggaAACAAAGATCATGACTTCTCTAAAGAAGCTGGCAGCTCGCTCACAGTCGcctgtttctttaaatattaCTCTGGAAGAACAGGGATGTTCTGCAAAGAAAGATGTGAGGATGAAGACAATGTTCTTGTTAAGTCAAGTGGTGACAGAGTTGAAACAGACAGATACATTTTAGAATATGAAAAAGAACCAGGAGCAGTTCTGTTGGTGACCATCAAGCAGCTGACCCAGTCTGACTCAGGACCGTACCGATGTAAACTGGACATAGAAAATTGGCCAGATTCATACAGAGACTTTACTGTCTCTGTTACAGATG TCGACCAATCGACCACCACAACGACAACAAGCAGGAGTTTAAGCTCAAGTTTCACACATG CAACAACCAGGCAGAGTTTCAGCTCCAGTTCAGCAGGTTTCACTCCTTCACGTTCCTCTGAAACCACCAAGCGTCTGGGACTGGAGGAAAAATCATCCTCAG atgttctgctgatTGTGGGTGTGACTCTGGCCTTCATCATCATCGTGTTAGCTGTGGCTCTGCTGGTTTTCTGCAGAAAAAGATCAGAGAGACGTCGTAAAG atcCTTCTGTGAAATCAGAGAACACTCCTGCAACCACG ACTGAAGTCAGAGACAATGAGAATACATCTGCTGCTGTGCAAATCTCCCCTATTCACAGTTACGCCTCATACTGCACAACAGCAGGAGCTGAAGGCAACGACATCTACAGCTTGGTGACCGCAGTTCCTCCTCAGAACAGC GCTGAAGATGATTTGGGTAAACCAACCTACGCCCAGTTGAGTTTCCCCAACAGAAGCTCGGACTCTCCGCCCAGACCTTCAGGCCCTACCGATGTGGTTTACTCGCTGCCTGTGGTGGCTGGTGGCCGCCGTGCTGGAGAAGAGTCTCTCTACTCTAATACAACTTAG